The Pseudomonas sp. DG56-2 genome contains a region encoding:
- a CDS encoding YcgL domain-containing protein, which translates to MKRICSIYKSPRKNEMYLYLLKADGLERVPEALLPFFGKPVHAFDLVLTPERQLAREDITKVLENLEQQGYHLQMPPVEDEYIEHLPEELLRRNDPI; encoded by the coding sequence ATGAAACGTATCTGCTCGATCTACAAGAGCCCACGCAAGAACGAAATGTACCTCTATCTGCTCAAGGCCGATGGCCTGGAGCGCGTTCCGGAAGCCTTGTTGCCGTTCTTTGGCAAGCCGGTGCATGCCTTCGACCTGGTACTCACCCCAGAGCGCCAATTGGCCCGTGAAGACATCACCAAGGTCCTGGAAAACCTGGAGCAGCAGGGGTATCACCTGCAGATGCCACCCGTCGAAGATGAGTACATCGAACACCTGCCCGAAGAGTTGTTGCGTCGCAACGACCCGATTTGA
- the rnd gene encoding ribonuclease D, with translation MAIEIHWICDDASLAEHCQQWRKLPFVAVDTEFMRVDTFYPIAGLIQVGDGARAFLIDPLRVNNWQPLAQLLEDTQVIKVLHACSEDLEVLSRLTGSLPAPLFDTQLAAGYLNLGFSMGYSRLVQEVLGIELPKGETRSDWLQRPLSETQVSYAAEDAVHLAELYERLRPQLSDEKNAWVLEDGAELVAQLRREIDPNELYRDAKLAWKLSRAQLAVLRDLCAWREREARARDLPRNRILRENALWPMAKTQPDSLSALAKIEDMHPRTIRQDGEFLLDLIKKAASLPPEQWPPAVPEPLPIEASALLKKLRAIGQAEGERLNIAPELMLRKKVLELLLKSGYPSGPYQLPDSLRGWRRERMGQALLDCLASAGEPQ, from the coding sequence GTGGCCATCGAAATACACTGGATTTGCGACGACGCCAGCCTGGCCGAACATTGCCAGCAGTGGCGCAAGCTACCCTTCGTGGCAGTCGATACCGAGTTCATGCGGGTCGATACCTTTTATCCAATTGCCGGGTTGATCCAGGTCGGCGACGGGGCGCGTGCCTTTTTGATCGATCCGTTGCGGGTCAATAACTGGCAGCCGCTGGCCCAATTGCTTGAAGACACTCAAGTCATCAAGGTGCTGCATGCCTGCAGCGAAGATCTCGAAGTGCTTTCGCGCCTGACCGGCAGCCTGCCGGCACCGCTGTTTGACACCCAACTGGCTGCGGGTTACCTGAACCTGGGCTTTTCCATGGGCTACTCGCGTCTGGTCCAGGAAGTTCTTGGCATAGAGCTGCCCAAGGGCGAAACCCGTTCTGACTGGTTGCAGCGTCCGCTGTCGGAAACCCAGGTCAGCTACGCCGCTGAAGATGCGGTGCACCTGGCCGAGCTGTACGAACGTCTGCGTCCGCAGTTGTCGGACGAGAAAAACGCCTGGGTACTCGAAGACGGTGCCGAGCTGGTGGCGCAGTTGCGTCGGGAAATCGACCCCAACGAGCTGTACCGCGACGCCAAGCTTGCCTGGAAACTCTCTCGTGCTCAGTTGGCCGTGTTACGCGATCTGTGCGCCTGGCGCGAGCGTGAAGCACGGGCCCGCGATCTGCCGCGTAATCGCATCCTGCGTGAAAACGCCCTGTGGCCGATGGCCAAGACCCAGCCCGACTCGTTGTCGGCACTGGCGAAGATCGAGGACATGCACCCGCGTACCATTCGTCAGGATGGCGAGTTTTTGCTCGATCTGATCAAGAAGGCTGCAAGCCTGCCCCCCGAGCAATGGCCCCCGGCGGTACCCGAGCCACTGCCAATCGAGGCTTCGGCATTACTCAAGAAGCTGCGTGCCATTGGCCAGGCCGAGGGTGAACGCCTGAACATTGCGCCGGAACTGATGCTGCGCAAGAAAGTCCTCGAGTTGCTGCTCAAGAGCGGCTACCCCTCAGGACCTTATCAACTTCCCGATTCGTTGCGCGGCTGGCGCCGTGAGCGGATGGGGCAAGCGCTGCTTGACTGTCTGGCCAGCGCTGGAGAACCGCAATGA